From the Amycolatopsis thermoflava N1165 genome, one window contains:
- the garA gene encoding glycogen accumulation regulator GarA, which translates to MSTNDGPGVPPEQSPERTSVFRADFLADVEGQEAPTPEPSVAGVDALPAGTALLVVKRGPNAGSRFLLDRDTTSAGRHPDSDIFLDDVTVSRRHAEFRREGGEFVVIDVGSLNGTYVNREPVDQAVLAGGDEVQIGKFRLVFLTGPGHGGQGAR; encoded by the coding sequence GTGAGCACCAACGACGGGCCCGGCGTTCCCCCGGAGCAGTCTCCGGAGCGGACCTCGGTCTTCCGGGCCGACTTCCTGGCGGACGTGGAGGGTCAGGAGGCGCCGACGCCGGAGCCTTCGGTCGCCGGTGTCGACGCGCTGCCGGCAGGCACGGCGTTGCTGGTGGTCAAGCGGGGCCCGAACGCCGGTTCGCGCTTCCTGCTCGACCGGGACACCACGAGCGCCGGGCGCCACCCGGACAGCGACATCTTCCTCGACGACGTCACGGTGTCCCGCCGTCACGCGGAGTTCCGCCGCGAGGGCGGGGAGTTCGTCGTCATCGACGTGGGCAGCCTGAACGGCACCTACGTCAACCGCGAGCCGGTCGACCAGGCGGTGCTCGCGGGCGGTGACGAGGTGCAGATCGGCAAGTTCCGCCTGGTCTTCCTGACCGGCCCGGGGCACGGGGGCCAGGGGGCGCGGTGA
- the gcvH gene encoding glycine cleavage system protein GcvH produces MSAPEELRYTEEHEWVATRDGDVVRVGITEYAQDQLGDVVFVDLPEAGKAVTAGEPFGEVESTKSVSELFAPVDGEVVAVNDAVGDSPELINSDPYGEGWLVEIRVSDADAVAGLLDADAYNRLTAG; encoded by the coding sequence GTGTCCGCGCCAGAAGAGTTGCGCTACACCGAGGAGCACGAGTGGGTGGCCACCCGTGACGGCGACGTGGTCCGGGTCGGGATCACCGAGTACGCGCAGGACCAGCTGGGTGACGTGGTGTTCGTCGACCTGCCCGAGGCCGGCAAGGCGGTGACCGCGGGGGAGCCGTTCGGCGAGGTCGAGTCGACCAAGAGCGTGTCCGAGCTGTTCGCCCCGGTCGACGGCGAGGTCGTCGCGGTCAACGACGCGGTGGGCGACTCGCCGGAGCTGATCAACAGCGACCCCTACGGCGAGGGGTGGCTCGTCGAGATCCGGGTGAGCGACGCCGACGCCGTGGCGGGGCTGCTCGACGCCGACGCCTACAACCGGCTGACCGCAGGCTAG
- a CDS encoding CDP-alcohol phosphatidyltransferase family protein, translating into MIEPRAETAEPSLLRQAWTVPNLLSLLRLAGVPVFLWLLLGPRADGWALALLVFSGLSDWLDGKLARWLDQTSRLGQLLDPAADRLYIVATLIAFLVRGIVPWWLVAVLVGRELLVGVALLVLRRHDYAPPEVTYIGKAATFVLMYAFPFLLLTQGGSTAAAIARPIAYSFTAWGTVLYVWSGALYLLQTFWAVRRARAGGRM; encoded by the coding sequence GTGATCGAACCCCGCGCCGAGACGGCCGAGCCCAGCCTGCTGCGCCAGGCGTGGACCGTGCCGAACCTGCTGTCCCTGCTGCGGCTCGCGGGCGTCCCGGTGTTCCTGTGGCTCCTGCTCGGCCCGCGCGCCGACGGCTGGGCCCTGGCGCTGCTGGTGTTCAGCGGCCTGTCCGACTGGCTGGACGGCAAGCTCGCGCGCTGGCTGGACCAGACGAGCCGCCTCGGGCAGTTGCTCGATCCGGCCGCCGACCGGCTCTACATCGTCGCCACGCTGATCGCCTTCCTGGTCCGCGGCATCGTGCCCTGGTGGCTCGTCGCGGTGCTCGTCGGGCGTGAGCTGCTGGTCGGGGTGGCCCTGCTGGTGCTGCGCCGCCACGACTACGCGCCCCCCGAGGTCACCTACATCGGCAAGGCCGCGACCTTCGTGCTGATGTACGCCTTCCCGTTCCTGCTGCTCACCCAGGGCGGCTCGACCGCGGCCGCGATCGCCCGGCCGATCGCCTACTCCTTCACCGCGTGGGGCACGGTGCTGTATGTGTGGTCCGGCGCGCTGTACCTGCTGCAGACCTTCTGGGCGGTCCGGCGTGCCAGAGCGGGCGGGCGGATGTAA
- a CDS encoding AMP-binding protein, translating into MSSVHSAAHQRFREARDFLLAHREDYDTAYRDFAWPELDEFNWALDWFDVVAADPANAEKYALWIVEEDGGEGRWTYPEMSRRSSQVANWLRGLGVRRGDRLILMLGNQVELWETILAAIKLGAVIIPASTLLGAADLRDRVDRGNARHVVVRSADVEKFADVAGDYTRIAVGERAEGWHSFADAYSAEESFTPDGPTVATDPLLLYFTSGTTAKPKLVQHTHVSYPVGHLSTMYWIGLEPGDVHLNISSPGWAKHAWSNVFAPWNAEATVFLFNYSRFDAGALMTQMQRCGITSFCAPPTVWRMLIQADLGALETPPVKVVGAGEPLNPEVIDQVRKAWGVTIRDGFGQTETSVQIANTPGQEVKSGSMGRPVPGFKVVLVDPVSGQPAEEGEICLDLTERPVGLMVGYADDEERTAEAFRGGYYHTGDVGSVDARGYITYVGRTDDVFKASDYRISPFELESVLLEHDAVAEAAVVPAPDPIRLAVPKAYVVLAAGYEPDAATAESILAFCRDHLAPYKRIRRLEFAELPKTISGKIRRVELRGREQAAPDSRPAGEFREDDFPGLKG; encoded by the coding sequence ATGAGCAGTGTCCATTCAGCCGCTCACCAGCGGTTCCGCGAGGCCCGCGACTTCCTGCTCGCGCACCGCGAGGACTACGACACCGCCTACCGCGACTTCGCCTGGCCGGAACTGGACGAGTTCAACTGGGCGCTGGACTGGTTCGACGTGGTCGCCGCCGATCCGGCCAACGCGGAGAAGTACGCGCTGTGGATCGTCGAGGAGGACGGCGGCGAAGGCCGCTGGACCTACCCCGAGATGTCCCGCCGCTCCAGCCAGGTCGCGAACTGGCTGCGCGGGCTCGGCGTCCGCCGCGGCGACCGCCTGATCCTCATGCTCGGCAACCAGGTCGAGCTGTGGGAGACGATCCTCGCCGCGATCAAGCTCGGCGCGGTGATCATCCCGGCGTCGACCCTGCTCGGCGCGGCCGACCTGCGGGACCGCGTGGACCGCGGCAACGCGCGGCACGTCGTGGTCCGGTCGGCGGACGTCGAGAAGTTCGCCGACGTCGCCGGCGACTACACGCGAATCGCGGTGGGGGAGCGGGCCGAGGGCTGGCACTCCTTCGCCGACGCCTATTCCGCGGAGGAATCGTTCACTCCGGACGGTCCCACCGTCGCCACCGACCCGCTGCTGCTGTACTTCACCTCCGGCACCACCGCCAAGCCGAAGCTCGTGCAGCACACGCACGTGTCCTACCCGGTCGGGCATCTGTCCACGATGTACTGGATCGGGCTCGAACCCGGCGACGTGCACCTGAACATCTCCTCGCCCGGCTGGGCGAAGCACGCGTGGAGCAATGTGTTCGCGCCGTGGAACGCCGAGGCGACGGTGTTCCTGTTCAACTACTCCCGCTTCGACGCCGGCGCGCTGATGACGCAGATGCAGCGGTGCGGGATCACCAGCTTCTGCGCGCCGCCGACGGTGTGGCGGATGCTGATCCAGGCCGACCTCGGCGCGCTGGAAACGCCGCCGGTCAAGGTGGTCGGCGCGGGCGAGCCGCTCAACCCGGAGGTGATCGACCAGGTCCGCAAGGCGTGGGGCGTCACGATCCGGGACGGGTTCGGCCAGACCGAGACCAGCGTGCAGATCGCCAACACACCCGGCCAGGAGGTCAAGTCCGGGTCGATGGGCCGCCCGGTGCCCGGGTTCAAGGTCGTGCTGGTCGACCCGGTGAGCGGGCAGCCCGCCGAGGAGGGCGAGATCTGCCTCGACCTGACCGAGCGGCCGGTGGGGCTGATGGTCGGCTACGCCGACGACGAGGAGCGCACCGCGGAGGCGTTCCGCGGCGGCTACTACCACACCGGCGACGTCGGCTCGGTCGACGCGCGCGGCTACATCACCTACGTCGGCCGCACCGACGACGTGTTCAAGGCGTCGGACTACCGCATCTCGCCGTTCGAGCTGGAAAGCGTGCTGCTCGAACACGACGCGGTCGCCGAGGCCGCGGTGGTGCCCGCGCCGGACCCGATCCGGCTCGCGGTGCCCAAGGCCTACGTGGTGCTCGCGGCCGGGTACGAGCCGGATGCCGCCACGGCGGAGAGCATCCTGGCGTTCTGCCGCGATCATCTGGCGCCGTACAAGCGGATCCGGCGGCTGGAGTTCGCCGAGCTGCCGAAGACGATCTCGGGCAAGATCCGCCGCGTCGAGCTGCGCGGCAGGGAGCAGGCCGCGCCGGACTCCCGGCCGGCGGGCGAGTTCCGCGAGGACGACTTCCCGGGATTGAAGGGGTGA
- a CDS encoding crotonase/enoyl-CoA hydratase family protein, with protein MTDTADKLPDLVSLAVERTGPVARVTLLGPGKGNAMGPDFWRELPIVFRTLDADPAVRAIVLTGSGKNFSYGLDLPAMMGGWAPLLAGDALAGPRTEFLREIRVLQDSVTAVAECRTPVIAAVSGWCIGGGVDVIAAADVRLASADAKFSVREAKVAIVADLGSLQRLAGIIGEGHLRELALTGKDIDAARAERIGLVNDVYADQDAVLAAADELAREIAANPPLVVQGVKEVLSLNTERQVSDGLRYVSTWNAAFLPSKDIQEAVRAFMERRAPEFTGE; from the coding sequence ATGACTGACACCGCCGACAAGCTCCCGGACCTGGTCTCGCTCGCCGTCGAGCGGACCGGCCCGGTCGCCCGCGTGACCCTGCTCGGGCCGGGCAAGGGCAACGCGATGGGTCCGGACTTCTGGCGCGAGCTGCCGATCGTGTTCCGCACCCTGGACGCCGATCCCGCGGTCCGGGCGATCGTGCTGACCGGCAGCGGGAAGAACTTCTCCTACGGCCTCGACCTGCCCGCGATGATGGGTGGCTGGGCGCCGCTGCTCGCCGGCGACGCCCTGGCCGGCCCGCGCACCGAGTTCCTCCGCGAGATCCGGGTGCTGCAGGACAGCGTCACCGCGGTGGCGGAGTGCCGCACCCCGGTGATCGCCGCCGTGTCCGGCTGGTGCATCGGCGGCGGCGTCGACGTGATCGCGGCCGCCGACGTGCGGCTGGCCAGCGCGGACGCGAAGTTCAGCGTGCGCGAGGCGAAGGTCGCGATCGTGGCGGACCTGGGCAGCCTGCAGCGGCTGGCCGGGATCATCGGCGAGGGTCACCTGCGCGAGCTCGCCCTGACCGGCAAGGACATCGACGCGGCCCGCGCGGAGCGGATCGGCCTGGTCAACGACGTGTACGCCGACCAGGACGCGGTGCTGGCCGCGGCCGACGAGCTGGCGCGCGAGATCGCCGCCAACCCGCCGCTGGTCGTGCAGGGCGTCAAGGAGGTGCTGTCGCTCAACACCGAGCGGCAGGTCAGCGACGGGCTGCGCTACGTCTCCACCTGGAACGCGGCCTTCCTGCCCAGCAAGGACATCCAGGAAGCGGTGCGGGCGTTCATGGAGCGCCGGGCGCCCGAGTTCACCGGCGAGTGA
- a CDS encoding alpha/beta fold hydrolase — MLTRPLETTGLAAAFTFEGHRLCYTEFGTGDRVVVLAHGLMFTRRMHAPLARGLAAEGFRVVTLDLLGHGDSDRPRESWHYSIPAFGDQVLALLDHLDVDRAVVGGTSLGANVALEAAVKAPERLRGVVVEMPVLDNAIVAGLLAFTPLLFAARFVPFGVQAVAKVAGLVPQGSQWVDVVTDTLDQRPASMAALLHGVFFGRIAPPRSVRKRIEVPALVIGHQRDPVHPFGDADTLAADLPAAEFVQARSPVELRFDPQRLTAAILDFVRRCYAA, encoded by the coding sequence ATGCTGACCCGTCCCCTGGAGACCACCGGACTGGCCGCCGCGTTCACCTTCGAGGGCCACCGGCTCTGCTACACCGAGTTCGGCACCGGCGACCGCGTGGTCGTGCTGGCCCACGGCCTGATGTTCACCCGGCGGATGCACGCGCCGCTGGCGCGCGGGCTCGCCGCCGAGGGGTTCCGGGTCGTCACGCTGGACCTGCTCGGCCACGGCGACTCCGACCGGCCGCGCGAGTCGTGGCACTACTCGATCCCGGCCTTCGGCGACCAGGTGCTGGCGCTGCTGGACCACCTGGACGTGGACCGGGCCGTGGTCGGCGGGACGTCGCTCGGCGCGAACGTGGCGCTGGAGGCGGCGGTCAAGGCGCCGGAGCGGCTGCGCGGGGTCGTGGTGGAGATGCCGGTGCTGGACAACGCGATCGTCGCCGGGCTGCTGGCGTTCACGCCGCTGCTGTTCGCGGCGCGGTTCGTGCCGTTCGGGGTGCAGGCGGTGGCGAAGGTGGCCGGCCTGGTGCCGCAGGGCAGCCAGTGGGTGGACGTCGTCACCGACACGCTCGACCAGCGGCCGGCGTCGATGGCGGCGCTGCTGCACGGCGTGTTCTTCGGCCGGATCGCGCCGCCCCGGTCGGTGCGCAAGCGGATCGAGGTGCCCGCGCTGGTGATCGGGCACCAGCGCGACCCGGTTCACCCGTTCGGGGACGCCGACACGCTGGCCGCCGACCTGCCCGCGGCCGAGTTCGTACAGGCGCGCAGCCCGGTCGAGCTGCGGTTCGACCCGCAACGGCTGACCGCGGCGATCCTGGACTTCGTGCGGCGCTGCTACGCCGCCTGA
- the cobA gene encoding uroporphyrinogen-III C-methyltransferase, with product MPEDQHYLVGLDLAGRRVVLVGGGTVAQRRLPRLISAGAAVELISPSTTPAVGGMIDAGEVVWHQRRYADGDLDGAWYALACTDDPEVNAAICAEAERRRIFCVRADAGIEGTAVTAAVGRHEGLVVGVLSGGQPLRSAAVRDNIVEALHTGAIADDITPPDAAELPGVALVGGGPGDPELITVKGRRLLARADVVVADRLAPRELLDELHPDVEVVDAAKIPYGRAASQDFINATLIEHAKAGKFVVRLKGGDPYVFGRGFEELLACAEAGVPVTVVPGITSSIAGPAAAGVPVTHRGVAHEVVVVSGHVAPDHESSLTDWSALAKLRGTIVLMMGVERLGQFAAALLDGGRPGDTPVAVVENGTMPTQRVHRFTLATAAEDAKAAGVRPPAVIVIGPVAGLLPDDLR from the coding sequence ATGCCTGAAGACCAGCACTACCTCGTCGGCCTCGACCTCGCCGGGCGGCGCGTGGTGCTCGTCGGCGGCGGCACCGTCGCCCAGCGCCGGCTGCCCCGCCTGATCAGCGCCGGCGCCGCGGTCGAGCTGATCTCGCCGTCCACCACCCCGGCAGTCGGCGGCATGATCGACGCCGGCGAGGTCGTGTGGCACCAGCGCCGCTACGCCGACGGCGACCTCGACGGCGCGTGGTACGCCCTGGCCTGCACCGACGACCCCGAGGTCAACGCCGCGATCTGCGCGGAGGCCGAGCGGCGCCGCATCTTCTGCGTGCGCGCCGACGCCGGCATCGAGGGCACCGCCGTGACCGCCGCGGTCGGCCGCCACGAAGGCCTGGTCGTGGGCGTCCTCTCCGGCGGCCAGCCGCTGCGCTCGGCGGCGGTACGCGACAACATCGTCGAGGCCCTGCACACCGGCGCGATCGCCGACGACATCACCCCGCCGGACGCCGCCGAACTGCCCGGCGTCGCGCTCGTCGGCGGCGGCCCCGGCGATCCGGAGCTGATCACCGTCAAGGGCCGCAGGCTGCTGGCCCGCGCCGACGTCGTGGTGGCCGACCGGCTGGCCCCCCGCGAGCTGCTCGACGAGCTGCACCCGGACGTCGAGGTCGTGGACGCCGCCAAGATCCCCTACGGCCGCGCCGCCAGCCAGGACTTCATCAACGCCACCCTGATCGAACACGCCAAGGCGGGCAAGTTCGTGGTCCGGCTCAAGGGCGGCGACCCGTACGTGTTCGGCCGCGGGTTCGAGGAGCTGCTCGCGTGCGCCGAGGCGGGCGTGCCGGTGACCGTGGTGCCGGGCATCACCAGCTCGATCGCCGGCCCCGCGGCGGCCGGGGTGCCGGTCACCCACCGCGGGGTCGCCCACGAGGTCGTCGTCGTGTCCGGGCACGTCGCGCCGGACCACGAGAGCTCCCTGACCGACTGGTCGGCGCTGGCGAAGCTGCGCGGCACGATCGTGCTGATGATGGGCGTGGAACGGCTCGGCCAGTTCGCCGCCGCGCTGCTCGACGGCGGCCGCCCCGGCGACACCCCGGTCGCGGTCGTGGAGAACGGCACCATGCCCACCCAGCGCGTGCACCGCTTCACCCTGGCCACCGCGGCCGAGGACGCCAAGGCCGCCGGGGTGCGCCCGCCCGCGGTGATCGTGATCGGCCCGGTCGCCGGCCTGCTGCCGGACGACCTGCGCTGA
- a CDS encoding ankyrin repeat domain-containing protein: MIELWSRGFQMAREGQTETLVAYVDAGIAVNLTNDRGDTLVMLAAYHGHAGTVKALLDRGADPNRLNDRGQSPLAGAVFKNDPDVVKALLEGGADPAAGTPSAVDTARMFGNTEMLGLLGLA, translated from the coding sequence ATGATCGAGCTGTGGAGCCGGGGCTTCCAGATGGCCAGGGAGGGGCAGACGGAGACGCTGGTGGCCTACGTCGACGCCGGCATCGCCGTCAACCTGACCAACGACCGCGGCGACACGCTCGTGATGCTGGCCGCCTACCACGGCCACGCCGGGACGGTCAAGGCACTCCTCGACCGAGGCGCCGACCCGAACCGGCTCAACGACCGGGGCCAGAGCCCGCTGGCGGGCGCGGTGTTCAAGAACGACCCGGACGTGGTGAAGGCGCTGCTGGAGGGAGGCGCCGACCCGGCGGCGGGCACACCGTCGGCGGTGGACACCGCGCGCATGTTCGGCAACACGGAGATGCTGGGGCTTCTGGGGCTCGCCTAG
- the rpsR gene encoding 30S ribosomal protein S18: MSAVPKYVKDRPGRRRRNLLAEADVSVVDWKDVDLLRKFISDRGKIRARRVTGLSPTQQKQVAQAIKNAREMALLPYPSSAR; the protein is encoded by the coding sequence GTGAGCGCCGTGCCCAAGTACGTCAAGGACCGGCCCGGCCGCCGTCGCCGCAACCTGCTCGCCGAGGCGGACGTGTCCGTTGTGGACTGGAAGGACGTGGACCTGCTGCGCAAGTTCATCTCCGACCGCGGCAAGATCCGCGCCCGGCGGGTGACGGGCTTGTCGCCGACGCAGCAGAAGCAGGTGGCCCAGGCCATCAAGAACGCGCGCGAGATGGCCCTGCTGCCGTACCCTTCGTCGGCGCGCTGA
- the rpsN gene encoding 30S ribosomal protein S14 — MAKKSKIARDEQRRTVVARYAERRAELKAVVSSPRSTPDERAAAVVALQKLPRDASPTRLRNRDTADGRPRGYFRKFGLSRVRLREMAHRGELPGVSKSSW; from the coding sequence ATGGCGAAGAAGTCGAAGATCGCCCGCGACGAGCAGCGGCGCACCGTCGTGGCCCGCTACGCCGAGCGCCGGGCCGAACTGAAGGCGGTCGTGTCCTCACCGCGGTCCACTCCGGACGAGCGGGCGGCCGCGGTGGTGGCGCTGCAGAAGCTGCCCCGCGACGCCAGCCCCACGCGGCTGCGCAACCGCGACACCGCCGACGGCCGCCCGCGCGGCTACTTCCGCAAGTTCGGGCTGTCCCGGGTGCGGCTGCGCGAGATGGCCCACCGCGGCGAGCTGCCCGGCGTGTCGAAGTCGAGCTGGTGA
- the rpmG gene encoding 50S ribosomal protein L33: MARNDVRPIIKLRSTAGTGYTYVTRKNRRNDPDRMVLRKFDPVVRRHVEFREER, from the coding sequence GTGGCCCGCAACGACGTCCGGCCGATCATCAAGCTCCGCTCGACCGCGGGGACCGGCTACACGTACGTGACCAGGAAGAACCGGCGCAACGACCCGGACCGGATGGTGTTGCGCAAGTTCGACCCGGTGGTGCGCCGCCACGTCGAGTTCCGGGAGGAGCGCTGA
- the rpmB gene encoding 50S ribosomal protein L28, with the protein MSAVCQVTGRKPGFGKQVSHSHRRTSRRWDPNVQRRRYWVPSEGRWVTLRVSAKGIKTIDKRGIDAVVAELRAKGVKL; encoded by the coding sequence ATGTCGGCGGTCTGCCAGGTCACCGGCCGCAAGCCGGGCTTCGGCAAGCAGGTGTCCCATTCGCACCGGCGGACGTCGCGGCGGTGGGACCCGAACGTCCAGCGGCGGCGCTACTGGGTGCCGTCCGAGGGGCGCTGGGTCACGCTGCGGGTCTCGGCGAAGGGGATCAAGACGATCGACAAGCGCGGGATCGACGCCGTCGTGGCCGAACTGCGCGCGAAGGGGGTGAAGCTGTAG
- the mrf gene encoding ribosome hibernation factor-recruiting GTPase MRF — MDPETTGTTRVPLTLISGLVPAATADLAEQARAARPGTAVVHHDLREIRGGVVRRRLRLGDRDETTVLELAHGCVSCTLREDLLPLLRRLAGTPGVRHIVVRLDEAMEPEPVCWAIRHVLVGDRPVIDFVTIDGVHTVLDRGSWLADATGDDTLEERGLQASQDDERTVAQVALSQAEFADVLVLTGTADAWTDAKTAAVLDRVAPAALRTSRLAEVPRDARRGEVTDMHGPLLHGEPPLGADCGVATLLFTAQRPFHPERLHDALDVLLDGVVRTRGRVWVASQPDMALWLESAGGGLGVGHAGPWLDAPDGPAWTDVSPERRTLASLRWHPVFGDRASEIFVVTDQATPAEIDDALSGALLTDAELAAGQREWLTYDDPFGAWHEEPCEDIDETQDVNVTSGREKQ; from the coding sequence GTGGATCCCGAAACGACCGGCACCACCCGGGTGCCCCTCACCCTGATCAGCGGCCTCGTCCCGGCGGCGACCGCGGACCTCGCCGAACAGGCCCGCGCGGCCCGGCCCGGCACCGCGGTCGTGCACCACGACCTGCGCGAGATCCGGGGCGGCGTCGTGCGACGGCGGCTCCGGCTAGGCGACCGCGACGAGACGACCGTCCTGGAACTCGCGCACGGCTGCGTGTCCTGCACGCTGCGGGAGGACCTGCTCCCCCTGCTGCGCCGCCTCGCCGGCACGCCCGGCGTGCGGCACATCGTGGTGCGGCTGGACGAGGCGATGGAGCCGGAACCGGTCTGCTGGGCGATCCGGCACGTCCTCGTCGGGGACCGGCCGGTGATCGACTTCGTGACGATCGACGGCGTGCACACGGTGCTGGACCGCGGCTCCTGGCTGGCCGACGCCACCGGCGACGACACCCTGGAGGAGCGCGGGCTGCAGGCCAGCCAGGACGACGAGCGGACCGTCGCGCAGGTCGCGTTGTCCCAGGCCGAGTTCGCCGACGTGCTCGTGCTGACCGGCACGGCCGACGCCTGGACCGACGCGAAGACCGCGGCCGTCCTGGACCGGGTCGCGCCCGCGGCCTTGCGCACCTCGCGCCTGGCCGAGGTTCCCCGGGACGCGCGACGCGGCGAGGTGACCGACATGCACGGCCCGCTCCTGCACGGCGAGCCGCCGCTTGGCGCGGACTGCGGTGTCGCGACGCTGCTGTTCACCGCGCAGCGCCCGTTCCACCCGGAACGCCTGCACGACGCGCTCGACGTGCTGCTCGACGGGGTGGTGCGGACCCGCGGCCGGGTGTGGGTGGCCAGCCAGCCGGACATGGCGCTGTGGCTGGAGTCGGCGGGCGGCGGCCTCGGCGTCGGGCACGCCGGGCCGTGGCTGGACGCGCCGGACGGTCCGGCGTGGACGGACGTGTCCCCGGAGCGGCGGACGCTGGCGTCGCTGCGCTGGCACCCGGTGTTCGGCGACCGGGCCTCGGAGATCTTCGTCGTCACGGATCAGGCCACGCCGGCCGAGATCGACGACGCCCTGTCCGGGGCGCTGCTCACCGACGCCGAGCTCGCGGCCGGGCAGCGCGAGTGGCTGACCTACGACGACCCGTTCGGCGCCTGGCACGAGGAGCCGTGCGAAGACATCGACGAGACGCAGGACGTGAACGTCACGTCCGGAAGGGAGAAGCAGTGA
- a CDS encoding type B 50S ribosomal protein L31, with the protein MKPGIHPDYHPVVFQDTATGDAFLTRSTITSDKTIEWSDGNTYPLVLVDVSAWSHPFWTGARRIMDTAGQVEKFHRRYGRRK; encoded by the coding sequence GTGAAACCGGGCATCCATCCCGACTACCACCCGGTGGTGTTCCAGGACACCGCGACCGGCGACGCGTTCCTGACGCGCTCGACGATCACCTCGGACAAGACGATCGAGTGGAGCGACGGCAACACCTACCCGCTCGTGCTCGTCGACGTCAGCGCGTGGTCGCACCCGTTCTGGACGGGCGCGCGCCGGATCATGGACACCGCGGGCCAGGTGGAGAAGTTCCACCGCCGCTACGGAAGGCGGAAGTGA
- the rpmF gene encoding 50S ribosomal protein L32 — MAVPKRKTSRSNTRHRRAQWKAVKPDLVPVVIDGKEQLVPRRLLGHFHRLAR, encoded by the coding sequence ATGGCCGTTCCCAAGCGCAAGACCTCGCGCAGCAACACCCGCCACCGCCGCGCCCAGTGGAAGGCCGTGAAGCCGGATCTGGTGCCGGTGGTGATCGACGGCAAGGAGCAGCTGGTGCCGCGCAGGCTGCTCGGCCACTTTCACCGGCTGGCGCGGTGA
- a CDS encoding GTP-binding protein: MTLPVTVLSGFLGAGKTTVLNHVLGNTGGLRVAVIVNDMSEVNIDAALVRTEERLVEMTNGCICCTLRDDLLEEVGRLCDEGRFDHVLIESSGISEPMPVAATFTFLPRARLDTMVTVVDAVNFTRELDRGDELAARALDQYEGDERTVSDLLIDQVEFADVLLLNKTDLVGEDELVQLEALLRRLNPAAEVIRAGFGKVPVREVLGTGRYDLERAQQAPGWVAELNGDHVPETEEYGISSVVFRSSRPFAPERLWSFVTRDLDSGRFGKVLRSKGFFALASRPGVVGLWSQAGSVARFEPQGSGPARQELVFIGTGLDHSALTAALESCLGEEAGPDPFPAWEPHDHAAH, from the coding sequence GTGACGCTCCCGGTCACCGTCCTGTCCGGGTTCCTCGGCGCGGGCAAGACGACGGTGCTCAACCACGTGCTGGGCAACACCGGCGGCCTGCGGGTCGCGGTGATCGTCAACGACATGAGCGAGGTCAACATCGACGCCGCGCTCGTGCGTACCGAGGAACGCCTGGTCGAGATGACCAACGGCTGCATCTGCTGCACCCTGCGGGACGACCTGCTGGAGGAGGTGGGCCGGCTCTGCGACGAGGGCCGGTTCGACCATGTGCTGATCGAGTCGAGCGGGATCTCCGAGCCGATGCCGGTCGCGGCGACGTTCACGTTCCTGCCGCGGGCGCGGCTGGACACCATGGTGACCGTGGTGGACGCGGTGAACTTCACCCGCGAGCTGGACCGCGGCGACGAGCTGGCCGCGCGGGCCCTGGACCAGTACGAGGGTGACGAACGGACCGTCAGCGACCTGCTGATCGACCAGGTCGAGTTCGCCGACGTGCTGCTGCTGAACAAGACCGACCTCGTCGGCGAGGACGAGCTGGTCCAGCTGGAGGCGCTGCTGCGGCGGCTCAACCCGGCGGCGGAGGTGATCCGCGCCGGCTTCGGGAAGGTGCCGGTGCGGGAGGTGCTCGGGACCGGCCGCTACGACCTGGAGCGGGCCCAGCAGGCGCCCGGCTGGGTGGCGGAGCTGAACGGCGACCACGTGCCGGAAACCGAGGAGTACGGCATCTCCAGCGTCGTGTTCCGGTCCTCGCGGCCGTTCGCGCCGGAGCGGCTGTGGTCGTTCGTGACGCGGGACCTGGACTCCGGCCGGTTCGGGAAGGTGTTGCGCTCCAAGGGGTTCTTCGCGCTGGCGTCCCGCCCCGGTGTGGTGGGCCTGTGGTCGCAGGCCGGTTCGGTGGCGCGGTTCGAACCGCAGGGCAGCGGTCCGGCGCGGCAGGAGCTGGTGTTCATCGGGACGGGCCTGGACCACTCGGCGCTGACGGCCGCACTGGAGAGCTGCCTCGGCGAGGAGGCCGGCCCGGACCCGTTCCCCGCGTGGGAGCCGCACGACCACGCGGCGCACTAG